The proteins below are encoded in one region of Planctopirus limnophila DSM 3776:
- a CDS encoding endonuclease/exonuclease/phosphatase family protein produces the protein MSQSLHESAARTGRPTSPGALGGRVSRQSHRASPTWGTRIVALLAMANLAMVMFTSWLVWSVSERWWLGSVATYAPRELLLVSTGLLALVSLLWHRPSLLFHLFAGLWVILGVVDWSLAPLMEPEHASRFIEETFDDDNDPAPEPMTGRLRIASCNVQDYQPAFGDVLRDLEELPPDVVAFQESRSINPLCEDYFADWHKVQVEYFFVASKWPLEVLGHCDDSPFERSSGLVVKVAHPEHPFALANIHLMTARPGLRELTPGSILRGDGPAELAALTLMRSEEMQQLRHFIENARNGLPLIVVGDFNTPASSHVFQEAWGDLTGGFETAAIGPSHTAPCRPISFWPGTWPWSRIDHIRVTPEWKFHQFVTGDRNGSDHRLVACELELLPFD, from the coding sequence GTGAGCCAGTCATTGCATGAATCTGCTGCACGCACGGGTCGCCCGACATCTCCAGGCGCCCTGGGCGGTCGTGTCTCTCGACAAAGCCACCGAGCTTCGCCCACCTGGGGCACACGGATTGTGGCCCTGCTGGCGATGGCCAATCTGGCCATGGTCATGTTCACCAGCTGGCTCGTCTGGAGTGTCTCCGAACGCTGGTGGTTAGGTTCTGTCGCCACCTACGCGCCGCGAGAATTGCTGCTCGTTTCCACAGGGTTGCTGGCACTGGTCAGCCTGCTCTGGCATCGTCCCTCACTCTTGTTTCATCTGTTTGCGGGGCTGTGGGTCATTCTGGGAGTAGTCGACTGGTCACTCGCTCCTCTAATGGAACCAGAACATGCCAGTCGTTTCATCGAAGAAACGTTCGACGATGATAACGATCCTGCACCCGAGCCGATGACGGGCCGACTCCGTATCGCTTCCTGCAACGTTCAGGATTATCAACCCGCCTTCGGAGATGTCCTGCGAGACCTCGAAGAATTACCACCCGATGTCGTCGCATTCCAGGAATCTCGCTCCATCAATCCCTTATGCGAAGACTACTTTGCCGACTGGCACAAGGTGCAGGTCGAGTACTTCTTCGTCGCTTCCAAATGGCCTCTCGAAGTCCTTGGCCATTGCGACGATTCGCCATTCGAACGCTCTTCGGGGCTCGTCGTCAAAGTCGCTCATCCTGAGCATCCCTTTGCACTGGCCAACATTCACCTGATGACCGCCAGACCCGGCCTTCGTGAACTCACCCCCGGCTCAATTCTTCGCGGCGATGGCCCTGCCGAACTGGCAGCGCTGACACTCATGCGCTCCGAAGAAATGCAGCAACTCCGCCACTTCATCGAAAATGCTCGCAATGGACTCCCTCTCATCGTCGTGGGTGATTTCAACACTCCCGCAAGCAGCCACGTCTTTCAGGAAGCCTGGGGAGATCTCACCGGTGGTTTCGAAACTGCTGCGATCGGGCCTTCCCATACCGCCCCCTGCCGACCCATCAGCTTCTGGCCGGGAACCTGGCCCTGGTCGCGAATTGACCACATCCGCGTCACCCCCGAATGGAAATTCCATCAATTCGTGACGGGCGATCGCAATGGTTCCGATCATCGTCTCGTGGCCTGTGAACTCGAACTTCTACCCTTCGATTGA
- a CDS encoding polysaccharide deacetylase family protein, which translates to MNPLKQFAKLLITQLSPKEDWLIQARTQKKIFSWTFDDGPDPIHTPFVLDALHQVGARATFFVVGERAARYPDLIRRIVAEGHELGNHTWTHSEPANTSTAAFLDEVDRTQDYLEVLTRIRPRWFRPPKGELTFGKWRGLVQRKLAIALWSQDPKDWRMKSADELVAWCNSTQPTPGEVILLHDVHRFGGIAVRLWAREPWYRDWQSVTLSQLVPRKNAHGQLIQPTASSDSTATTGRQVPFIPVPTDNLVMQAIPSELPAPQPMPIPAKGASQQRQVEEQIAIDMFEF; encoded by the coding sequence ATGAATCCTCTCAAGCAGTTTGCCAAACTTCTGATCACGCAGCTTTCGCCCAAAGAAGACTGGCTGATTCAGGCACGCACTCAGAAAAAGATCTTCTCGTGGACCTTCGATGATGGTCCGGATCCTATCCATACACCTTTCGTGCTGGATGCTCTCCATCAAGTTGGTGCTCGGGCCACGTTCTTTGTCGTGGGTGAACGAGCCGCTCGTTATCCCGATCTGATTCGACGCATTGTGGCCGAAGGGCACGAGCTGGGCAACCATACCTGGACTCACAGCGAGCCGGCCAACACATCGACGGCCGCTTTTCTCGATGAAGTGGATCGCACGCAGGATTACCTCGAAGTTCTCACCAGAATTCGGCCACGCTGGTTTCGCCCGCCCAAAGGGGAACTGACCTTTGGCAAATGGCGCGGCCTCGTCCAGAGGAAGCTCGCCATTGCTCTCTGGTCGCAAGATCCCAAAGACTGGCGGATGAAATCGGCAGATGAACTCGTTGCCTGGTGCAACAGCACACAGCCCACGCCGGGAGAAGTGATTCTCCTGCACGATGTCCATCGCTTTGGAGGGATTGCCGTCCGTCTCTGGGCGCGCGAGCCCTGGTATCGCGACTGGCAGAGCGTCACTCTCAGCCAGCTTGTCCCTCGCAAAAATGCCCATGGCCAACTGATTCAGCCCACCGCGAGCTCTGATTCAACAGCCACTACAGGACGCCAAGTTCCGTTCATCCCAGTCCCGACAGACAACCTCGTGATGCAAGCCATTCCCTCCGAATTGCCAGCACCACAGCCCATGCCGATTCCTGCCAAAGGAGCTTCACAGCAACGGCAGGTGGAAGAACAGATTGCCATCGACATGTTCGAGTTTTAA
- a CDS encoding polysaccharide biosynthesis tyrosine autokinase yields the protein MRQTPQDSELASSFETEGEGGLSIDWMNLVFRYRWWLCAGVVLGLGLGIAAYIKLGPEYMAIGQVMVSRRNAVPLKEQSAIGDWGERSEHIALIMSPMIASEAVRLGQLDKLKTFAGESDPTQMVLDDLKVKRVAGQDRSYLNVLDVTFQSASADDARHVVKAVIDAYASYLNESRSEKTTEVFKTAQEAHDTLQKSLREKEEAYLKFRESAPLQWRAPIGAIAADGTSGATNVHQERVIAVEEQRRLNLLRRTEINSRMQALQKAQDQGESTSTMEMLIRRFIANDGSGAELQQQQQEISAFENRLLPLILEEEKLLRDFGPDHPEVKAVRKSIDTTLDFYRKHGLRMPDDMTPGPDGKPLIKERANLVQNYMETLRQQLKELDIREQQLNVLFELESNKAKEYARFQAEDQAMTAELNRLRSLWGQLVDRMSQLTIDKESSGYTLRQTGPIKDEWVLKRLLKIVGAGMVAGMGLIISLIALKEFLSNQVRTVREVRQLLPEAYLGAVTSFDPEQSRLDPVQNVHPSLRYLRSPASIEAENYRTIRTSLLVTAEALNAQVIQVGSPEPGDGKTTLVSNLALALASSGKRVLLIDADLRRPMATRLFGLRPDPGLVDVLQGEIALENAIVETVVEGLTILPSGRPPHNPAELLEGGPLRQLIAKARTLADIVLIDAPPVLAVSDACIIGQHVDGYLLTVRLGKNRRPMLRRSRDLLLAHHIPILGVVANGVEPSDREEMGYYADYNRNEAFFPQDQSSPEKSSTHRDLTISASPVRQP from the coding sequence ATGCGTCAGACACCCCAGGATTCCGAATTGGCATCATCCTTCGAAACCGAAGGCGAAGGAGGCCTTTCGATTGACTGGATGAATCTGGTCTTCCGCTACCGCTGGTGGCTGTGTGCAGGTGTCGTGTTGGGTCTCGGTTTAGGGATCGCTGCCTACATCAAATTGGGGCCGGAGTACATGGCCATTGGCCAGGTGATGGTTTCCCGCCGCAATGCCGTCCCGCTCAAAGAACAAAGTGCGATTGGCGACTGGGGTGAACGCAGCGAGCATATCGCCTTGATCATGAGTCCCATGATTGCCAGCGAAGCCGTGCGTCTTGGTCAGCTCGACAAGCTCAAAACGTTTGCCGGTGAAAGCGACCCCACACAGATGGTGCTCGATGACCTCAAGGTCAAACGTGTGGCCGGTCAGGATCGTTCCTACCTCAACGTTCTCGATGTCACCTTTCAAAGTGCCAGTGCCGACGATGCCCGTCACGTCGTCAAAGCCGTGATCGATGCCTATGCCAGTTATCTCAATGAATCCCGCAGTGAGAAAACCACAGAAGTTTTCAAAACCGCGCAGGAGGCTCACGATACTCTCCAGAAATCCCTGCGCGAGAAAGAAGAGGCGTATCTCAAGTTTCGCGAGTCGGCTCCTTTACAGTGGAGGGCTCCCATCGGTGCCATCGCCGCCGATGGCACATCCGGCGCCACCAACGTCCATCAGGAACGTGTCATCGCTGTCGAGGAGCAGCGTCGGCTGAATCTGTTGCGACGGACAGAAATCAATTCACGCATGCAGGCGTTACAGAAAGCCCAGGATCAAGGCGAATCCACCTCCACGATGGAAATGCTCATCCGCCGCTTCATTGCCAACGATGGCTCAGGAGCTGAACTTCAACAGCAGCAACAGGAAATCTCCGCCTTCGAGAATCGTTTACTCCCTCTCATTCTCGAAGAAGAAAAGTTACTGCGAGATTTCGGGCCCGATCATCCCGAAGTCAAAGCCGTTCGCAAATCGATCGATACCACGCTCGATTTCTATCGCAAACATGGTCTCCGCATGCCCGATGACATGACGCCCGGCCCCGATGGTAAGCCGCTCATTAAAGAACGTGCGAACCTCGTCCAGAACTACATGGAGACTTTGCGACAGCAGCTCAAAGAACTCGACATCCGCGAACAGCAACTCAATGTCCTCTTTGAACTCGAATCCAACAAAGCCAAAGAATACGCCCGCTTTCAGGCCGAAGATCAGGCCATGACGGCTGAACTTAACCGCCTGCGCAGTCTCTGGGGTCAACTCGTCGATCGTATGAGTCAACTCACCATCGACAAAGAATCCAGCGGCTACACACTCCGCCAGACAGGCCCGATCAAAGACGAATGGGTCCTCAAACGACTGCTCAAAATCGTTGGAGCAGGCATGGTGGCCGGCATGGGCCTGATCATCTCTTTGATTGCCCTCAAGGAGTTCCTGAGCAATCAGGTGCGTACGGTTCGAGAAGTGCGCCAATTGCTCCCCGAAGCCTATCTGGGGGCTGTGACCTCTTTCGATCCCGAGCAAAGCCGCCTCGACCCGGTACAGAATGTTCATCCTTCACTCAGATATCTAAGGTCGCCCGCCTCCATCGAAGCCGAGAATTACCGCACCATCCGCACTTCGTTGCTCGTCACTGCCGAAGCTCTGAACGCGCAAGTGATTCAGGTCGGCAGTCCCGAGCCAGGCGACGGAAAGACCACGCTCGTCTCGAATCTGGCACTCGCACTGGCCAGCTCCGGCAAACGAGTCCTGCTCATCGATGCCGATCTCAGACGCCCGATGGCCACTCGACTGTTTGGCTTAAGGCCCGATCCGGGACTTGTCGACGTTCTCCAGGGAGAAATTGCCCTCGAAAATGCCATTGTCGAAACTGTTGTCGAAGGCTTAACCATCCTCCCCTCCGGCAGACCGCCGCATAACCCGGCAGAACTGCTCGAAGGTGGGCCGCTGCGTCAGTTGATTGCCAAGGCTCGAACTTTGGCCGATATCGTGCTGATCGATGCCCCACCCGTCCTCGCAGTGAGCGATGCCTGCATCATCGGCCAACACGTCGATGGCTATCTGCTCACTGTCCGCTTAGGGAAAAACCGTCGCCCCATGCTCAGGCGTTCGCGCGATCTCCTCCTGGCACATCACATCCCGATTCTGGGTGTGGTTGCCAATGGCGTCGAACCCAGCGACCGCGAGGAAATGGGCTACTACGCCGACTACAACCGCAATGAAGCCTTCTTTCCTCAAGACCAGTCATCGCCGGAGAAATCATCGACTCATCGAGATTTGACCATATCGGCCAGTCCCGTGAGGCAGCCGTGA
- a CDS encoding glycosyltransferase, translating to MRVLFFSHNFPNPWNPGLGTFNRTMLAGLAASSRLTDTHATSDDSAAQPSHKVRIVSPIPWNQWYSSLIPGCKPKASFDTFEAIPGVPATYFPFYYPPKILRSQYHRCLAWSSQSILPQILREEQPDVVLSYWSHPDGAVATKMAHAAGIPSVVMTGGSDVLLLARSGSRRRAILEALHAADLVITVSENLSRVLIEDGLPPEKLAVVRRGVDTTIFQPGSKRAAREKLKQPQDVALLVAPGRLAPVKGWEYLLRACRSLADRGLRFRCVFVGHGSLQQRLQAQADELQITNMIHFAGSCPQPELVDWYRAASVIVLPSISEGVPNVLMEAMASGANFVASEVGGIPEIADPYFDRLVPPAQPLSLANAIEDLLNYSPDNDTESGMVRRWRPSSLEESTNHLIQALTTCVHRFHDQGGYIRGLGDREYRQLIETNESSMADEYAYLSSSLVGGTP from the coding sequence ATGCGAGTTTTGTTTTTCTCACATAACTTTCCCAATCCGTGGAATCCCGGATTAGGCACCTTCAACCGCACCATGCTCGCCGGTCTGGCAGCTTCGTCGCGTTTGACGGATACCCATGCCACGTCGGATGATAGTGCCGCACAACCTTCGCACAAAGTCCGCATCGTTTCCCCGATCCCCTGGAATCAGTGGTATTCGAGTCTCATTCCCGGCTGCAAACCCAAGGCCAGCTTCGACACCTTCGAAGCCATACCGGGAGTGCCAGCCACTTACTTCCCGTTCTACTATCCACCCAAAATTCTCCGCTCTCAATATCACCGCTGCCTCGCCTGGTCGAGCCAGTCCATTCTTCCGCAGATCCTGCGAGAAGAGCAGCCCGATGTCGTCCTCTCCTACTGGTCGCATCCCGATGGTGCCGTCGCCACGAAAATGGCTCATGCCGCTGGTATTCCCTCCGTCGTCATGACCGGTGGCAGCGATGTCCTTTTGCTGGCACGCTCCGGGAGCCGCCGCCGGGCAATTCTCGAAGCGCTCCATGCCGCCGATCTCGTCATCACCGTGAGTGAAAATCTTTCCCGCGTACTCATTGAAGATGGCCTGCCACCCGAAAAACTCGCCGTTGTCCGCCGGGGGGTCGATACCACCATCTTTCAGCCAGGTTCAAAACGAGCTGCCCGAGAAAAACTCAAACAGCCCCAAGATGTCGCCTTGCTGGTCGCACCCGGTCGTCTCGCACCTGTCAAAGGTTGGGAGTACCTCTTGCGGGCCTGCCGTTCGCTGGCAGATCGCGGCCTGAGATTCCGCTGTGTCTTTGTGGGCCACGGCTCTTTGCAACAGCGTCTGCAAGCCCAGGCCGACGAACTACAGATTACGAACATGATTCATTTTGCTGGTTCCTGCCCTCAGCCAGAGCTGGTCGACTGGTATCGCGCAGCCAGTGTCATTGTGTTACCCAGCATCTCCGAAGGCGTGCCCAACGTCCTCATGGAAGCCATGGCCAGTGGTGCAAATTTCGTAGCCAGTGAAGTGGGGGGCATTCCAGAAATTGCCGATCCTTATTTTGATCGGCTCGTTCCCCCTGCACAGCCTCTCTCTCTGGCCAATGCCATTGAGGACTTGCTGAATTATTCGCCAGACAACGATACCGAATCAGGCATGGTGCGTCGCTGGCGCCCCAGCTCACTGGAAGAATCGACCAATCATCTCATCCAGGCACTGACCACCTGTGTTCACCGTTTTCACGATCAGGGGGGTTACATCCGTGGTCTGGGAGATCGCGAGTATCGTCAGCTCATTGAAACCAACGAATCGTCCATGGCAGACGAATACGCTTATCTCTCTTCGAGCCTTGTGGGAGGAACTCCATGA
- a CDS encoding GNAT family N-acetyltransferase, protein MPALIENPPSESHAAGLQKTIASFTSHHSQPEVGKLVVRQLPLEQVLADAQLQARWIDLLRRAENGYAVLHPEHVATEWKFWSYRPDSSLWQPQVIFQENHGPENHGQWESLAVLLPRQMAARRLTHLPLPVQLQGWHLVGGQILRTSTNTACFEPASSSTRAIFSAIKQHVELSRGDFLQIEDLDVDDPLYGAVQSLSGTAFEVHVPYGYRARWRIDLRGGSASYWSKFSSKTRNGFKRKQKKCPSRQLECITHPQDVPRFLEAASEISKHTWQTHELGLRIKNDPRDQAIYGALAEAGLFRSYLWSIDGQPVAFLVGNQAAETFHYEEVGFHEDFADYSPGLLMLIDVLNDMLVVNTPRWFDFGGGDAEYKRIFGNDQSSSGTTWLVRRHGLASGMFHLALAVNTIRQQGARLRDYCKERKRLQKNNLQKDTTPGTNLPTGDENPS, encoded by the coding sequence ATGCCAGCACTGATTGAAAACCCGCCGTCTGAAAGTCACGCAGCGGGACTGCAGAAAACCATCGCCTCGTTCACATCTCATCACTCGCAGCCTGAGGTCGGGAAGCTCGTCGTTCGCCAACTGCCACTTGAGCAGGTGTTGGCCGATGCTCAGCTTCAAGCCCGCTGGATCGATCTGTTGCGCAGAGCCGAAAATGGTTACGCCGTGCTGCATCCCGAACATGTCGCCACCGAGTGGAAGTTCTGGAGCTACCGGCCTGATAGCTCGTTGTGGCAACCCCAAGTCATTTTTCAAGAAAATCATGGCCCAGAAAACCATGGACAGTGGGAAAGCCTGGCCGTCCTGCTCCCCCGCCAGATGGCCGCTCGTCGCCTGACTCATCTTCCTTTGCCCGTTCAACTCCAGGGCTGGCATCTGGTGGGCGGACAGATCCTCCGCACATCGACCAATACGGCATGCTTCGAGCCGGCATCCAGCAGCACCCGAGCCATCTTTTCAGCCATCAAACAGCATGTCGAACTGTCACGAGGCGACTTTTTACAGATCGAAGACCTCGACGTCGACGATCCACTCTACGGAGCGGTTCAATCTCTCTCTGGCACCGCGTTCGAGGTGCATGTTCCTTATGGCTACCGCGCCCGTTGGAGAATCGATCTGCGCGGAGGCTCGGCTAGCTACTGGAGCAAATTCTCCAGCAAAACCCGCAATGGCTTCAAACGCAAACAGAAGAAATGCCCCTCCCGCCAATTGGAATGCATCACTCATCCGCAGGATGTTCCCCGCTTTCTCGAAGCAGCCAGCGAAATCTCGAAACACACCTGGCAGACCCACGAACTCGGCTTGCGGATCAAAAACGATCCCCGCGATCAGGCCATCTATGGTGCCCTTGCCGAAGCAGGTTTGTTCCGCTCATACCTCTGGTCCATCGATGGCCAGCCCGTCGCCTTTCTTGTCGGCAATCAGGCGGCAGAAACATTCCATTACGAAGAGGTCGGCTTCCACGAAGACTTTGCCGACTACTCACCTGGCCTGCTCATGCTGATCGATGTGCTCAACGACATGCTCGTTGTGAACACACCCCGCTGGTTCGACTTTGGCGGCGGCGATGCCGAATACAAACGCATCTTCGGGAATGATCAAAGTTCCAGTGGCACCACCTGGCTTGTACGCCGCCATGGCTTGGCATCCGGCATGTTTCACCTGGCACTCGCCGTCAACACGATTCGCCAGCAGGGAGCCCGCCTGCGAGACTACTGCAAAGAGCGTAAGCGTTTACAGAAAAACAACTTACAAAAAGATACCACCCCGGGGACGAATCTGCCGACCGGGGATGAAAATCCAAGCTAA
- a CDS encoding glycosyltransferase: protein MTVSLPLLLMALFWLSILLLGYIYVGYPLVIAFLARFTWQPPALQDQPAPPANPRTISVLLSAHHEPLTLPRKIENLLTSSAAHQIQQILVGLDGADEETLAALRQIEHPVLKVVSFPNRRGKPSVLNDLAALATGEILLFVDARQTFEPDTIEKLLQRFDDPHITVVSGELKFLTSAHETTASEGVGFYWKYEKFIRKQESRFRGVPGATGACYALRKSAFQPIPAQTILDDVLIPMQAVMQGGKCVFEAHATIWDTPAKTTQHESTRKRRTIAGVVQLVLLKPALILPWKNPLWFEFVSHKLLRLASPWLLLSALVTNLLLLPISPVYPWLLGAQALAWFLAIAGAIVQSTGGQLRYCAPFLMFATLNWTTLLAEWDALWNRYQVTWKRAG, encoded by the coding sequence ATGACCGTCAGTCTCCCGTTATTGCTGATGGCACTCTTCTGGCTGTCGATTCTCCTCCTGGGATACATCTACGTCGGGTATCCCCTCGTCATAGCTTTCCTCGCACGCTTCACCTGGCAACCACCCGCTTTGCAGGATCAACCGGCTCCACCTGCCAATCCTCGAACCATCAGCGTGCTGCTGTCCGCTCATCACGAACCACTCACTTTACCCCGAAAGATCGAGAATCTGCTCACCTCGAGTGCTGCTCACCAGATCCAGCAGATCCTCGTCGGTCTCGATGGAGCCGATGAAGAAACGCTCGCAGCTCTCCGCCAGATCGAGCATCCAGTTCTGAAGGTTGTGTCGTTCCCGAACAGACGCGGTAAACCCTCCGTCCTCAACGATCTGGCGGCACTCGCCACGGGCGAAATTCTGCTCTTCGTCGATGCGCGCCAAACCTTCGAACCCGATACCATCGAGAAACTTCTCCAGCGCTTTGACGACCCGCACATCACTGTCGTTTCCGGCGAACTCAAATTCCTCACTTCAGCCCACGAAACCACAGCCAGCGAAGGGGTTGGCTTCTATTGGAAGTACGAGAAGTTCATCCGCAAACAGGAAAGTCGCTTCCGCGGTGTGCCAGGCGCGACAGGAGCCTGCTACGCCTTACGAAAAAGTGCTTTCCAGCCCATCCCTGCTCAAACGATTCTCGATGATGTGTTAATCCCCATGCAGGCTGTCATGCAGGGTGGAAAATGTGTTTTCGAAGCCCACGCCACCATCTGGGATACACCCGCCAAAACCACCCAGCACGAATCCACCCGTAAGCGGCGAACCATTGCGGGCGTCGTGCAACTGGTCCTCTTGAAACCTGCGTTGATCCTCCCCTGGAAAAACCCACTCTGGTTCGAGTTTGTCTCCCATAAACTCCTCAGGCTGGCCAGCCCCTGGCTGTTACTATCAGCACTGGTGACAAATCTCCTGCTTTTGCCCATTTCACCTGTGTATCCCTGGCTCCTCGGTGCACAAGCTCTCGCCTGGTTTCTGGCAATCGCAGGAGCCATTGTGCAATCCACAGGCGGACAGCTTCGCTACTGCGCCCCATTCTTAATGTTCGCCACACTCAACTGGACCACCTTACTCGCCGAGTGGGATGCCCTCTGGAATCGATATCAAGTGACATGGAAGCGTGCCGGTTAA
- a CDS encoding glycosyltransferase family protein: MITAKRPMPPWLQAIAEPAPSFRFSAPPPRPIEPPARKRVLLVAYSFPPVGGAGVQRPAKWVKYLQQFGWDVTVLTVENPSVPLLDESLLQEIPASVPIIKARTLEPGYRLKQAMIGSTSPATNATASQSQPTSHKPGIFQRMVGRLLSFAKRCAKQCATTLLQPDAQRLWLPGAWKVACQALEETPHDALLVTAPPYSSFLLGQRLAKKYHLPLILDYRDEWDLSSKYLENSPGGWYARFTQQRMQQAVLKSASAVIATTNASSAALRGQLQSLGLQTPVETIYNGFDTTDFESASTYEASSSTTDRPPALPPASADRYRLVYTGTLWNLTDIQPVVRALELVCSQSPELASNIELTVIGRKTPEQSQLLTRLAGLPCQIISRDYCPHAEVLGYQSQADSLLLLLSDVPGAERVVPAKLFEYLATRKQILAVVPPGETAEIVQTFHARSHFPPGDPQAIANWLIEQVRLKTTSSSSAASSFPEEELLAYSRSRQTAQLAKLLSDVCVLQGSQGLQRARGAV; this comes from the coding sequence GTGATCACTGCCAAACGTCCTATGCCCCCCTGGCTGCAAGCGATTGCTGAACCTGCCCCTTCGTTTCGTTTTTCAGCCCCTCCGCCACGACCTATAGAACCACCAGCTCGCAAACGAGTTTTACTGGTGGCTTACAGCTTTCCACCCGTCGGCGGCGCCGGTGTTCAACGACCTGCCAAATGGGTGAAGTACCTGCAGCAGTTCGGCTGGGATGTCACCGTTCTCACAGTCGAAAACCCATCGGTACCACTCCTGGATGAAAGTCTGCTCCAGGAGATTCCCGCTTCAGTGCCGATCATCAAGGCCCGCACGCTCGAACCCGGCTATCGCCTCAAACAGGCAATGATTGGCTCCACCAGTCCAGCGACGAACGCCACAGCATCTCAATCTCAGCCCACCAGCCATAAGCCTGGCATCTTCCAACGCATGGTCGGCAGGCTTTTGAGCTTTGCCAAACGCTGCGCGAAACAATGCGCGACCACTCTCCTGCAACCCGATGCTCAGCGCCTCTGGTTACCCGGAGCCTGGAAAGTCGCTTGCCAGGCACTGGAAGAAACTCCTCACGATGCGTTGCTCGTCACAGCCCCCCCTTACTCCAGTTTTCTCTTAGGCCAGAGGCTCGCCAAAAAGTATCACCTGCCCCTCATTCTCGATTACCGCGACGAATGGGATCTCAGCAGCAAGTACCTCGAAAACTCACCTGGCGGCTGGTATGCCCGCTTCACACAGCAGCGGATGCAGCAGGCCGTTCTCAAAAGTGCCAGTGCCGTCATTGCCACCACGAACGCCAGCAGTGCAGCCCTGCGCGGCCAGTTGCAATCCCTGGGTCTCCAGACACCTGTCGAAACCATCTACAACGGTTTTGATACCACCGATTTTGAATCCGCTTCCACATACGAAGCTTCTTCGTCAACGACGGACCGTCCACCCGCTCTTCCCCCGGCATCCGCAGATCGATACCGACTCGTCTATACCGGCACATTATGGAATCTGACCGATATCCAACCCGTCGTCCGGGCTCTCGAGCTGGTGTGCAGCCAATCGCCCGAACTCGCATCAAACATCGAACTGACTGTCATTGGCCGCAAAACACCCGAACAATCCCAGCTCCTGACACGCTTGGCTGGCTTGCCATGCCAGATCATTTCGCGTGATTACTGCCCGCATGCCGAAGTTCTTGGTTATCAGTCACAAGCCGACAGCCTCCTGTTATTACTCAGCGATGTGCCCGGTGCTGAACGTGTCGTGCCCGCCAAACTCTTTGAATATCTCGCCACGCGCAAACAGATTCTGGCAGTCGTCCCCCCAGGCGAAACCGCTGAGATCGTGCAAACTTTCCACGCCCGGAGCCATTTTCCTCCCGGCGATCCACAGGCCATCGCCAATTGGCTCATCGAACAGGTGCGTTTGAAAACCACCTCATCATCATCAGCGGCATCCAGCTTCCCCGAAGAAGAACTGCTGGCTTACAGCCGGTCTCGTCAAACCGCTCAACTGGCAAAACTGCTGTCGGATGTCTGCGTCCTGCAGGGATCGCAAGGCTTGCAGAGAGCACGAGGTGCCGTATGA